A portion of the Stegostoma tigrinum isolate sSteTig4 chromosome 46, sSteTig4.hap1, whole genome shotgun sequence genome contains these proteins:
- the pfdn2 gene encoding prefoldin subunit 2 — protein sequence MEGPGAVGMLSGGRAQQAQAAAPTPEQVLAGFNKLRQEQRGLAGKGAELEQEVAEHGLVIDTLAEVNPDRRCFRMVGGVLVERTVREVLPALESNKQQLVKLIENLNAQMQSKGRELNEYREKYNIRLMNEDEKAARDGESRGRTGGTGVLVS from the exons ATGGAGGGACCCGGCGCGGTAGGGATGCTGTCGGGAGGCCGGGCCCAACAGGCCCAGGCCGCCGCCCCCACACCCGAGCAGGTGCTGGCCGGCTTCAACAAACTGCGGCAGGAGCAGCGCGGCCTGGCGGGCAAAGGGGCCGAGCTGGAGCAGGAGGTGGCGGAGCACGG GCTGGTGATTGATACACTGGCGGAGGTTAATCCAGACCGGAGGTGTTTCAGGATGGTTGGAGGCGTGCTGGTGGAGAGGACTGTGCGAGAGGTGCTGCCAGCTCTCGAGAGTAACAAGCAGCAG ctgGTGAAGCTGATTGAGAACCTGAATGCCCAGATGCAGAGTAAAGGCCGTGAGCTGAACGAATACCGGGAGAAATACAACATCCGGCTGATGAACGAAGATGAGAAAGCCGCCCGCGATGGAGAGTCCAGGGGACGCACAGGGGGCACCGGAGTGCTGGTCTCCTAG
- the LOC125449592 gene encoding kelch domain-containing protein 9-like: MFVDQEEVRGHAVSPSDAEDGWAWKRVGSSELLARAFHSANLVGGKLLVFGGTRSADPRDPPLGDLLVLEPLGLAVERVVSGGPARSHHAAVTLHDRWLVVVGGWDGKRRLADVHSFDLAPGGGWRELSQAVGNQAPVGLSGHTCTKLSDHEVLVLGREGGVHTQRRFASIFSLHINTYSHTYWYKECESRTASRSGHTAILTQAHGHRATQYQLLVFGGRNSAEMEPVEIWTEGGVRPEHVHAPGLVEHLRSLISSGTATSRRPGALRHHSMTLVGPFAVLYGGECFSKTTDAVCNDLFIYDTRSPGATWYHISNRDPQMKRFGHRVVLTANRLCLIGGRGQDGRSCSSHIYTLGPKS, translated from the exons GAGGAGGTCAGAGGTCATGCGGTCTCCCCGAGCGACGCTGAGGACGGCTGGGCCTGGAAGAGGGTGGGCTCCTCGGAGCTGCTGGCTCGGGCCTTCCACAGCGCCAATCTGGTCGGGGGCAAGCTGCTGGTGTTCGGGGGCACGAGGTCGGCCGATCCCCGGGATCCCCCCCTTGGGGACCTGCTAGTCCTGGAGCCCTTGGGCCTGGCGGTCGAGAGGGTGGTGTCGGGAGGCCCGGCCCGCAGTCACCATGCGGCCGTGACCCTTCACGACCGCTGGCTGGTAGTGGTGGGTGGCTGGGATGGTAAGAGGAGGCTGGCAGATGTCCACAGCTTTGACCTGGCACCAGGCGGGGGCTGGAGGGAGCTGAGCCAGGCAGTGGGGAACCAGGCCCCTGTGGGCCTCAGTGGGCACACTTGCACCAAGCTCTCGGACCATGAAGTGCTGGTGCTGGGCAGGGAAGGTGGGGTCCACAcccagaggagatttgccagtaTCTTCAGTCTTCACATCAACACCTACTCGCACACGTACTG GTACAAGGAATGCGAGTCAAGGACAGCTTCGAGATCGGGACACACCGCCATCCTGACCCAGGCTCATGGGCACCGGGCAACACAGTACCAACTCCTGGTTTTTGGGGGCCGAAATTCCGCTGAGATGGAGCCTGTGGAGATCTGGACGGAAGGGGGCGTCAGG CCAGAGCACGTGCATGCTCCCGGACTGGTCGAGCACCTCCGCTCCCTCATCAGCTCGGGAACAGCGACCTCCAGGAGGCCTGGTGCCCTGCGCCATCACTCGATGACCCTGGTGGGACCCTTCGCTGTGCTCTATGGGGGAGAATGTTTCAGTAAGACCACCGACGCCGTCTGCAACGACCTCTTCATCTACGACACAC GGTCCCCAGGAGCAACGTGGTACCACATCTCCAACAGAGACCCTCAGATGAAGAGGTTTGGTCATCGGGTGGTCCTGACGGCGAACCGTCTGTGCCTGATTGGGGGCAGAGGGCAAGATGGCAGGAGCTGCAGCTCCCATATCTACACCCTGGGCCCGAAGAGCTGA